GTGGCCGCGCGCACGCCGTCCGCATCGGAGCGCAGCGATTGCAGGGCGCACTGCTCGACGATGACCCCGCCGCGCTCGCGCACCGCGCGCGCAAGCTCCGCCACGTAGCGGTCGGGCCGCAGCGCGGCATCGCCGGCGAAACGGATCGCCCCGACCACGCCCGGCTTCAGCGCCGGCTCCTGCGCCTCGTAGGCGGGGCCGTCGATGATCTCGGCCTCGATCCCGAACTCGCGCAGCAAGGGCAGGTCCTGCATCTCGTGCTCCATCGCCTGCCGGCTGTGGAACACGTAGTCCTCGCCGCTTTCCATGAACTCGCACTGCAGGCCGTAATCGCGCACCCAGTCGGCGATGCGCCGGCGCGAATCGTTGAGCATCGCCGACTTCGCCCGCGCGCTGGCGATCCAGTCGCGATGGTTGCAGCGCATCGCGAAGCCGAGCAGCCAGCGCCACAGCGCCGGATCGAAGCGCGGCGGGATGTACAGCGGCGCATCCGGGGTCAGCATCCAGCGCATGGCGCGGCCGATGGTGCCAGGCGCGGCCAGCGGCGGCGCGTGGCTCGGGGTGAGCGTGCCGCAATTGCCATGCGATGCGCCGCCGCCGATGCGCCCCGCATCCAGCACGCGGACCTCGCGGCCATCCTGGAGCAAGGCCAGCGCGGCGGCCAGGCCGGAGACGCCGGCGCCGACCACCAGCACATCGGTTCGGTTGTGGTCCTGTTGCTGCGTCACGTCGATGCTGTCCCGATGGCGACACCAACCGCCATTATCCGGGCAACTCGCGCCTGCGCCATCCTCGCTTCAGGCCGCCGCCGCCAGCCGCAGCGGCGGC
Above is a genomic segment from Thermomonas aquatica containing:
- a CDS encoding NAD(P)/FAD-dependent oxidoreductase, giving the protein MTQQQDHNRTDVLVVGAGVSGLAAALALLQDGREVRVLDAGRIGGGASHGNCGTLTPSHAPPLAAPGTIGRAMRWMLTPDAPLYIPPRFDPALWRWLLGFAMRCNHRDWIASARAKSAMLNDSRRRIADWVRDYGLQCEFMESGEDYVFHSRQAMEHEMQDLPLLREFGIEAEIIDGPAYEAQEPALKPGVVGAIRFAGDAALRPDRYVAELARAVRERGGVIVEQCALQSLRSDADGVRAATAQGDIHAHDAVIAAGAWSPTIARAVGLPWLRKAIQPGKGYSMTYSAPAVVPKRPLTLREVSVCVTAWGSGFRLGSTMEFSGYDTSLNERRLGALERGARKYLQHPVGPELRERWFGWRPMSRDDIPLIGRAPGHKRLWLATGHGMMGVGMSAGTGQMLADLMAGRTPAVQPSAFDPARFA